One Cellulomonas sp. Y8 DNA segment encodes these proteins:
- a CDS encoding trypsin-like peptidase domain-containing protein, with the protein MSSSTPEGPRDAQGAPEPQRTEDGTAATEAVPATPTTDVTPSADETQRIAPAPTQQLPQTPAQPATPAAPGAPQQPYQHAAPQQPAAQPQHPGAPAPQQPRYGQYAPQQGPAQAHQQPAAHQQPAGPQQHAPQHGHDPLAAFRAPAGPGAQLPGGPQGPHGPQGPTGGPEYPAAFGAPGEPGGAPARTRTARDRIWLPVASVGVAAAVLASLGTAALTGAFENDGSSRAASIASIGQSSNDSVPVSGSTSDNPDWQAVASAVKDSVVAITVTTSQGEAQGSGVIVDTEGHVVTNNHVVSGAQDGKVQVTLTDGRIFTADVVGTDPTTDLAVVKLQDAPDDLKPAALGASADVTVGDPVMAVGNPLGLANTVTTGIVSAVDRPVSTTEDGSNEAVVTNAIQIDAAVNPGNSGGPLFDAQGQVIGITSSIATTSSQSGSIGLGFAIPVDLADMIAGQLIEDGTAEHAFLGVGLTDNTATADGVTRAGAEVQSVTSGSPAADAGVQQGDVIVAIDGKAVGGAESLTGYVRAYASGDKVTLTLVRDGKSLDVDVTLAVRQETTSSDSGSGGSGSTDPRNMTPDELWQWFQQQQGGGQN; encoded by the coding sequence ATGAGCAGCAGCACCCCCGAGGGTCCGCGCGACGCCCAGGGCGCGCCGGAGCCGCAGCGCACCGAGGACGGCACCGCTGCGACCGAGGCCGTCCCCGCCACGCCGACGACCGACGTGACGCCGTCCGCCGACGAGACGCAGCGCATCGCCCCGGCGCCCACCCAGCAGCTCCCGCAGACCCCGGCGCAGCCCGCGACCCCGGCCGCGCCCGGCGCCCCGCAGCAGCCGTACCAGCACGCCGCGCCGCAGCAGCCGGCCGCGCAGCCGCAGCACCCCGGTGCCCCGGCGCCGCAGCAGCCGCGCTACGGCCAGTACGCGCCGCAGCAGGGCCCGGCGCAGGCGCACCAGCAGCCGGCGGCGCACCAGCAGCCCGCCGGTCCGCAGCAGCACGCCCCGCAGCACGGGCACGACCCGCTGGCGGCGTTCCGCGCCCCCGCCGGCCCCGGCGCCCAGCTGCCGGGTGGTCCCCAGGGCCCGCACGGTCCCCAGGGCCCCACCGGCGGCCCCGAGTACCCCGCCGCCTTCGGTGCCCCGGGCGAGCCCGGCGGCGCCCCCGCCCGCACCCGGACCGCGCGCGACCGCATCTGGCTGCCCGTGGCCAGCGTCGGCGTCGCCGCCGCGGTCCTGGCGAGCCTCGGCACGGCCGCGCTGACCGGCGCGTTCGAGAACGACGGCTCCTCCCGCGCGGCGAGCATCGCCTCGATCGGCCAGAGCAGCAACGACAGCGTCCCGGTCTCCGGCTCCACGTCGGACAACCCCGACTGGCAGGCGGTCGCGTCCGCCGTCAAGGACTCCGTGGTCGCGATCACCGTCACCACCAGCCAGGGCGAGGCCCAGGGCTCCGGCGTGATCGTTGACACCGAGGGCCACGTCGTCACCAACAACCACGTGGTCTCGGGGGCGCAGGACGGCAAGGTCCAGGTCACGCTGACCGACGGCCGGATCTTCACGGCCGACGTCGTCGGCACCGACCCCACCACGGACCTCGCGGTCGTGAAGCTGCAGGACGCGCCCGACGACCTCAAGCCCGCCGCGCTCGGCGCCTCCGCCGACGTGACGGTCGGCGACCCGGTCATGGCCGTCGGCAACCCGCTCGGCCTGGCGAACACCGTGACCACCGGCATCGTCTCGGCGGTCGACCGCCCGGTGTCGACCACCGAGGACGGCAGCAACGAGGCCGTGGTCACGAACGCGATCCAGATCGACGCGGCCGTGAACCCCGGCAACTCGGGTGGCCCGCTGTTCGACGCGCAGGGTCAGGTCATCGGCATCACCTCGTCGATCGCCACCACGTCGAGCCAGTCCGGCTCGATCGGCCTCGGCTTCGCGATCCCCGTGGACCTCGCGGACATGATCGCCGGCCAGCTGATCGAGGACGGCACCGCGGAGCACGCGTTCCTCGGCGTCGGGCTGACCGACAACACGGCGACCGCCGACGGCGTCACCCGCGCCGGCGCGGAGGTGCAGAGCGTGACCTCCGGCTCGCCCGCCGCGGACGCCGGCGTGCAGCAGGGCGACGTCATCGTGGCGATCGACGGCAAGGCCGTCGGCGGCGCCGAGTCGCTCACCGGCTACGTCCGGGCCTACGCCTCGGGCGACAAGGTCACCCTGACCCTGGTGCGCGACGGCAAGTCCCTCGACGTGGACGTCACGCTCGCGGTGCGCCAGGAGACGACGTCGAGCGACTCCGGCTCGGGCGGCTCGGGCAGCACCGACCCGCGGAACATGACCCCGGACGAGCTCTGGCAGTGGTTCCAGCAGCAGCAGGGCGGCGGTCAGAACTGA
- a CDS encoding demethylmenaquinone methyltransferase, with amino-acid sequence MPRASLDKDPHDVATMFDGVARRYDLTNDVLSLGQDRMWRTATLKALDALPGETVLDLAAGTGTSSEPLADAGVKVVPCDLSTGMLTVGKRRRPDLPFTAGDATALPFADGVFDAVTISFGLRNVVDTVGALEEMRRVTRPGGRLVVCEFSTPTWAPFRTVYSGYLVKALPAVAKVVARETAAYDYLAESIQDWPDQLGLAKLLKEAGWGSVAYRNLSGGIVALHRATNPGIN; translated from the coding sequence ATGCCCCGCGCCTCGCTCGACAAGGACCCGCACGACGTCGCCACGATGTTCGACGGCGTCGCCCGCCGCTACGACCTGACCAACGACGTGCTGTCGCTCGGCCAGGACCGGATGTGGCGCACGGCCACCCTGAAGGCGCTCGACGCGCTGCCGGGGGAGACCGTCCTCGACCTGGCCGCGGGCACCGGCACCTCGAGCGAGCCGCTGGCGGACGCCGGCGTGAAGGTCGTCCCGTGCGACCTGTCGACGGGGATGCTCACGGTCGGCAAGCGCCGCCGCCCCGACCTCCCGTTCACCGCGGGCGACGCGACGGCCCTGCCGTTCGCGGACGGGGTGTTCGACGCCGTGACGATCTCGTTCGGCCTGCGGAACGTGGTGGACACGGTCGGCGCGCTGGAGGAGATGCGCCGCGTGACCAGGCCGGGCGGCCGGCTCGTGGTGTGCGAGTTCTCGACGCCGACCTGGGCGCCGTTCCGCACCGTGTACTCGGGGTACCTCGTCAAGGCGCTGCCGGCGGTGGCGAAGGTCGTCGCGCGGGAGACGGCCGCGTACGACTACCTGGCCGAGTCGATCCAGGACTGGCCCGACCAGCTGGGTCTGGCGAAGCTCCTCAAGGAGGCGGGCTGGGGCTCGGTCGCCTACCGGAACCTGTCCGGCGGCATCGTCGCCCTGCACCGCGCCACGAATCCTGGGATCAATTAG
- a CDS encoding geranylgeranyl reductase family protein — translation MGRTVHSGKSDDADVIVVGAGPGGSSAAYHCAAAGLSVLLLDKASFPRDKICGDGLTPRAVAELVRMGVPLREQDGWIRNVGLRVLGGGHVVELPWPELSSYPSYGLARARTSLDHLLLEHARAAGAKVQERTNVTGPLVDERTGRVVGVQARPVDADGRRAGGPVEYRAPVVIAADGVSARLATGLGLEKRQDRPMGVAVRTYFETPRHDDPWMESHLELWDGRPGESDLMPGYGWIFSLGDGTANVGLGSVSSTAAATKVDYKDLFAKWMANAPADWEFTPEHQLGPVRGAALPMGFNRGPLYGRGLMLVGDAAGMISPFNGEGIAYALQAGRVAADAIVQAAARGTAAGRERALTTYGARMKDDLGGYYTLGRVFVKLIERPEIMRACTRYGLPRPLVMKLTHKLLADCYEPHGGDWADRTIAALARLAPAS, via the coding sequence ATGGGGCGAACTGTGCACAGTGGCAAGAGCGATGACGCGGACGTCATCGTCGTCGGCGCCGGACCCGGCGGGTCCAGCGCCGCGTACCACTGCGCCGCCGCGGGCCTGTCGGTCCTGCTGCTCGACAAGGCGAGCTTCCCCCGGGACAAGATCTGCGGCGACGGCCTGACGCCGCGCGCCGTGGCCGAGCTGGTCCGGATGGGCGTGCCGCTGCGCGAGCAGGACGGCTGGATCCGGAACGTCGGCCTGCGGGTCCTGGGCGGCGGCCACGTGGTCGAGCTGCCGTGGCCCGAGCTGTCCTCCTACCCGTCGTACGGCCTGGCCCGCGCGCGCACCTCGCTCGACCACCTGCTGCTCGAGCACGCCCGCGCCGCCGGCGCCAAGGTGCAGGAGCGGACCAACGTCACCGGCCCCCTGGTCGACGAGCGCACCGGCCGCGTCGTCGGCGTCCAGGCCCGCCCGGTGGACGCCGACGGCCGCCGCGCGGGGGGCCCGGTCGAGTACCGCGCCCCCGTCGTCATCGCCGCCGACGGCGTGTCCGCCCGGCTCGCGACCGGTCTCGGCCTCGAGAAGCGCCAGGACCGCCCGATGGGCGTCGCGGTGCGCACCTACTTCGAGACCCCGCGGCACGACGACCCGTGGATGGAGAGCCACCTCGAGCTCTGGGACGGCAGGCCCGGCGAGTCGGACCTCATGCCCGGCTACGGCTGGATCTTCTCGCTCGGCGACGGCACCGCCAACGTCGGCCTCGGCTCGGTGTCCTCGACCGCCGCCGCGACCAAGGTCGACTACAAGGACCTGTTCGCGAAGTGGATGGCGAACGCCCCCGCGGACTGGGAGTTCACCCCGGAGCACCAGCTCGGCCCGGTGCGCGGCGCCGCGCTGCCGATGGGCTTCAACCGCGGCCCGCTGTACGGCCGCGGGCTCATGCTCGTCGGCGACGCCGCCGGGATGATCAGCCCGTTCAACGGCGAGGGCATCGCCTACGCCCTGCAGGCCGGCCGGGTCGCCGCGGACGCGATCGTCCAGGCCGCCGCCCGGGGCACCGCCGCCGGGCGGGAGCGCGCGCTCACCACCTACGGCGCGCGGATGAAGGACGACCTGGGCGGGTACTACACGCTCGGCCGGGTGTTCGTGAAGCTGATCGAGCGCCCCGAGATCATGCGGGCCTGCACGAGGTACGGCCTGCCTCGCCCGCTGGTCATGAAGCTCACGCACAAGCTGCTCGCGGACTGCTACGAGCCGCACGGCGGCGACTGGGCCGACCGGACCATCGCCGCCCTCGCGCGTCTGGCGCCGGCCTCGTGA
- a CDS encoding NADH-quinone oxidoreductase subunit A, which translates to MTNPYVPLLVMMGVAAVLAVGGLAASAVIGPKRYNRAKLEAYECGIQPTPHAVGGGRFPVKYYLVAMTFIIFDIEVVFLYPWAVSFGELAVFGLVAMVGFLALITVPFLYEWRRGGLEWDED; encoded by the coding sequence ATGACCAACCCGTACGTCCCCCTCCTCGTCATGATGGGGGTGGCCGCCGTCCTCGCGGTCGGCGGCCTCGCCGCCAGCGCCGTGATCGGCCCCAAGCGCTACAACCGCGCCAAGCTCGAGGCCTACGAGTGCGGCATCCAGCCGACCCCGCACGCCGTCGGCGGCGGCCGGTTCCCGGTGAAGTACTACCTGGTCGCGATGACCTTCATCATCTTCGACATCGAGGTCGTGTTCCTCTACCCGTGGGCCGTCAGCTTCGGTGAGCTGGCCGTCTTCGGGCTGGTGGCGATGGTGGGGTTCCTCGCGCTGATCACCGTGCCGTTCCTCTACGAGTGGCGGCGCGGCGGTCTCGAGTGGGACGAGGACTGA
- a CDS encoding NADH-quinone oxidoreductase subunit B family protein, which yields MGIEEAPSGFLLTSVETLAGLVRKASLWPVTFGLACCAIEMMATGGSRFDISRFGMEVFRASPRQSDLMIVAGRVSQKMAPVVRQVYDQMAEPKWVLSMGVCASSGGMFNNYAIVQGVDHVVPVDIYLPGCPPRPEMLINAILELHEQIKAEPLGKNRADIAREVEAAALRAEPTSHMTGLLR from the coding sequence ATGGGTATCGAAGAGGCTCCCAGCGGCTTCCTGCTGACGTCGGTCGAGACGCTCGCCGGCCTGGTCCGGAAGGCCTCGCTCTGGCCGGTGACCTTCGGCCTCGCGTGCTGCGCGATCGAGATGATGGCGACGGGCGGGTCCCGGTTCGACATCTCCCGGTTCGGCATGGAGGTGTTCCGCGCCTCGCCGCGCCAGTCCGACCTCATGATCGTGGCCGGGCGGGTCAGCCAGAAGATGGCGCCCGTGGTGCGGCAGGTCTACGACCAGATGGCCGAGCCCAAGTGGGTGCTGTCGATGGGCGTGTGCGCCAGCAGCGGCGGCATGTTCAACAACTACGCGATCGTCCAGGGCGTCGACCACGTCGTGCCGGTCGACATCTACCTGCCGGGCTGCCCGCCGCGGCCGGAGATGCTGATCAACGCGATCCTCGAGCTGCACGAGCAGATCAAGGCCGAGCCCCTCGGCAAGAACCGGGCCGACATCGCCCGCGAGGTCGAGGCCGCCGCGCTGCGCGCCGAGCCCACCTCCCACATGACGGGGCTGCTGCGATGA
- a CDS encoding NADH-quinone oxidoreductase subunit C: MSDEKQDAAAAAKAGDAASADAGAQTTSEAALEAGAQNVPADRSLPLEVVQTRHGMFGVHGSGDTSGFGGLVQTVALPGPSERPYGGWFDEVVDVLTELLDGSGTGAAAALESVVVDRGELTLNIAREHVVEVARHLRDDQDLRFELSLGVSGVHYPHDTGRELHAVYHLVSVTHGRRLRLEVAAPEGDPTIPSTVGVYPANDWHERETWDFFGIVFTGRTDLARIEMPDDWPGHPQRKDYPLGGIPVEYKGATIPPADQRRTYS, from the coding sequence ATGAGCGACGAGAAGCAGGACGCCGCCGCGGCCGCCAAGGCCGGGGACGCCGCCTCCGCGGACGCCGGGGCGCAGACGACCAGCGAGGCGGCCCTGGAGGCCGGCGCGCAGAACGTCCCGGCCGACCGGTCGCTGCCGCTCGAGGTCGTCCAGACCCGGCACGGCATGTTCGGCGTGCACGGCTCCGGCGACACCTCCGGGTTCGGCGGCCTGGTGCAGACCGTGGCGCTGCCCGGCCCGAGCGAGCGGCCGTACGGCGGCTGGTTCGACGAGGTCGTGGACGTGCTGACCGAGCTGCTGGACGGCTCCGGCACCGGCGCGGCCGCCGCGCTGGAGTCGGTGGTCGTCGACCGCGGCGAGCTCACGCTGAACATCGCCCGGGAGCACGTGGTCGAGGTCGCGCGGCACCTGCGCGACGACCAGGACCTCCGGTTCGAGCTGTCGCTCGGCGTCAGCGGCGTGCACTACCCGCACGACACCGGCCGCGAGCTGCACGCCGTCTACCACCTGGTGTCCGTGACGCACGGGCGCCGGCTCCGGCTCGAGGTCGCCGCACCCGAGGGCGACCCGACCATCCCCAGCACGGTCGGGGTCTACCCGGCCAACGACTGGCACGAGCGCGAGACCTGGGACTTCTTCGGCATCGTCTTCACCGGTCGCACCGACCTGGCGCGGATCGAGATGCCGGACGACTGGCCCGGCCACCCGCAGCGCAAGGACTACCCGCTCGGCGGGATCCCGGTGGAGTACAAGGGCGCCACCATCCCGCCGGCCGACCAGCGGAGGACCTACTCGTGA
- a CDS encoding NADH-quinone oxidoreductase subunit D has translation MSTTTPRATGHLVDDETVGLRTFEATGGDWSDIAEEAARLGEQRIVVNMGPQHPSTHGVLRLMLEIDGETVTEARAGIGYLHTGIEKNMEYRTWTQGVTFCTRMDYVAPLFQEAAYCLAVEKLLGITDDIPVRASEIRVLMMELNRISSHLVCLATGGNELGATTIMTIGFTAREEILRIFEMVTGLRMNHAYIRPGGVAQDIPPGGLDSVREALVGVRRYLTQLEDLMLGQPILKGRLQNVGVLNLAGCMALGITGPMLRSTGLPYDVRKAAPYCGYETYDFDVPVSEGSDCWDRMVLRIEECYQSMRIVEQVVERLQASAGTPVMVEDKKIAWPAQLAIGSDGMGNSLDHIREIMGTSMEALIHHFKLVTEGFRVPAGQAWQTVEHPRGELGVHLVSDGGTKPYRAHFRDPSFNNLQAVSVLCEGGQVADVVCSVASIDPVLGGVDR, from the coding sequence ATGAGCACGACGACCCCCAGGGCGACCGGCCACCTCGTCGACGACGAGACCGTCGGCCTGCGCACCTTCGAGGCGACCGGCGGCGACTGGTCCGACATCGCGGAGGAGGCGGCCCGGCTCGGCGAGCAGCGCATCGTCGTCAACATGGGCCCCCAGCACCCGTCCACGCACGGCGTGCTCCGCCTCATGCTCGAGATCGACGGCGAGACGGTGACCGAGGCCCGCGCGGGCATCGGCTACCTGCACACCGGCATCGAGAAGAACATGGAGTACCGCACCTGGACCCAGGGCGTGACGTTCTGCACCCGCATGGACTACGTCGCCCCGCTGTTCCAGGAGGCCGCCTACTGCCTCGCGGTGGAGAAGCTGCTCGGCATCACCGACGACATCCCGGTCCGCGCCAGCGAGATCCGGGTGCTGATGATGGAGCTCAACCGGATCTCCTCGCACCTGGTGTGCCTGGCGACCGGCGGCAACGAGCTCGGCGCCACCACGATCATGACCATCGGGTTCACCGCCCGCGAGGAGATCCTGCGGATCTTCGAGATGGTCACCGGCCTGCGGATGAACCACGCGTACATCCGCCCCGGCGGCGTCGCGCAGGACATCCCGCCGGGCGGGCTCGACTCCGTGCGCGAGGCGCTGGTCGGCGTGCGGCGCTACCTCACGCAGCTCGAGGACCTCATGCTCGGCCAGCCGATCCTCAAGGGGCGGCTGCAGAACGTGGGCGTGCTCAACCTCGCCGGCTGCATGGCGCTCGGCATCACCGGCCCGATGCTCCGGTCCACCGGCCTGCCGTACGACGTCCGCAAGGCCGCCCCGTACTGCGGCTACGAGACCTACGACTTCGACGTCCCGGTCTCGGAGGGCTCGGACTGCTGGGACCGGATGGTCCTGCGGATCGAGGAGTGCTACCAGTCGATGCGGATCGTCGAGCAGGTGGTCGAGCGGCTGCAGGCCTCGGCCGGCACGCCCGTGATGGTCGAGGACAAGAAGATCGCCTGGCCCGCCCAGCTCGCCATCGGCAGCGACGGCATGGGCAACTCGCTCGACCACATCCGGGAGATCATGGGCACCTCGATGGAGGCCCTGATCCACCACTTCAAGCTGGTGACGGAGGGCTTCCGGGTCCCCGCCGGCCAGGCGTGGCAGACCGTCGAGCACCCCCGCGGCGAGCTCGGCGTGCACCTCGTCTCCGACGGGGGCACCAAGCCGTACCGGGCGCACTTCCGCGACCCGTCGTTCAACAACCTGCAGGCCGTCTCGGTGCTCTGCGAGGGCGGGCAGGTGGCGGACGTCGTCTGCTCCGTCGCCTCCATCGACCCGGTGCTCGGAGGGGTGGACCGCTGA
- the nuoE gene encoding NADH-quinone oxidoreductase subunit NuoE: protein MTAIDHPRIPGSGRPRAAYDDATRERLAADAAQVVARYPDPRSALLPLLHLVQSEDGYVSPAGIAFCAATLDLSTAQVSAVATFYTQYKRRPNGEYTVGVCTNTLCAIMGGDAIWEDLTDRLGIGHDETTGDGRITLERIECNAACDYAPVMMINWEFFDNQTPDSAAEVVGRLIAGEPVAPTRGPARVQTFKQVSRVLAGFDDGLADEGVAAGGPTLRGLRLARENGWTAPSVDAGERDAAQAEDAAPAAPAAGTAAPAASAPQPGGEQSSVDRPAAGAPERTADQEKAEHRADDTSKPADSEKES from the coding sequence ATGACCGCCATCGACCACCCGCGGATCCCCGGCTCGGGGCGCCCGCGCGCGGCCTACGACGACGCGACCCGGGAGCGGCTCGCCGCCGACGCGGCGCAGGTCGTCGCCCGGTACCCCGACCCGCGCTCGGCCCTGCTGCCGCTGCTGCACCTGGTGCAGTCCGAGGACGGCTACGTGAGCCCGGCGGGCATCGCGTTCTGCGCGGCGACGCTCGACCTGTCGACGGCCCAGGTGTCCGCGGTCGCGACGTTCTACACCCAGTACAAGCGCCGCCCGAACGGCGAGTACACGGTGGGCGTCTGCACCAACACGCTCTGCGCCATCATGGGCGGCGACGCGATCTGGGAGGACCTCACCGACCGGCTCGGCATCGGCCACGACGAGACGACGGGCGACGGCAGGATCACGCTCGAGCGGATCGAGTGCAACGCCGCCTGCGACTACGCGCCGGTGATGATGATCAACTGGGAGTTCTTCGACAACCAGACGCCGGACTCGGCCGCCGAGGTGGTCGGGAGGCTCATCGCGGGGGAGCCGGTGGCCCCGACCCGCGGCCCGGCCCGGGTGCAGACCTTCAAGCAGGTGTCCCGCGTGCTGGCCGGGTTCGACGACGGCCTCGCGGACGAGGGCGTGGCGGCCGGCGGGCCGACCCTCCGCGGGCTGCGGCTCGCGCGGGAGAACGGCTGGACCGCCCCGTCGGTCGACGCCGGCGAGCGCGACGCCGCGCAGGCCGAGGACGCGGCCCCCGCGGCGCCCGCCGCCGGCACCGCCGCACCCGCGGCCTCCGCGCCGCAGCCCGGCGGCGAGCAGTCCTCCGTCGACCGCCCCGCGGCCGGCGCCCCCGAGCGGACCGCCGACCAGGAGAAGGCCGAGCACCGCGCCGACGACACGAGCAAGCCCGCCGACAGCGAGAAGGAGTCGTGA
- the nuoF gene encoding NADH-quinone oxidoreductase subunit NuoF gives MADATTLTPVLSDRWDADRPWDLGTYEARGGYRGLRKALTMDAGDVVTTVKDSGLRGRGGAGFPTGMKWGFLPAPDGGPRYLVVNADESEPGTCKDIPLMLADPQLLVEGVAITSYAIGCHHAFIYLRGEVVHVYRRLLHAVEQAYAKGYLGKNILGSGYDLDVTVHAGAGAYICGEETALLDSLEGRRGQPRLKPPFPAVAGLYARPTVVNNVESIASVPGIVVGGSDWFRTMGTDRSPGHGLFSLSGHVRNPGQYEAPLGITMRELLAMAGGVREGHELKFWTPGGSSTPIFTAEHLDVPLTYEEVGAAGSMLGTRALQVFDDSVSVVKAVSRWTQFYKHESCGKCTPCREGTFWLAQVLGRLEAGQGTSGDIDLLLDLCDNILGKAFCALGDGATSPITSAIQYFREEFEAGTHTPADVLFPPERASLFPYTPRRSGQLAGAH, from the coding sequence ATGGCCGACGCGACGACCCTGACCCCGGTCCTGAGCGACCGGTGGGACGCCGACCGCCCGTGGGACCTCGGCACGTACGAGGCCCGCGGCGGCTACCGCGGGCTGCGCAAGGCCCTGACGATGGACGCCGGCGACGTCGTGACCACCGTCAAGGACTCCGGCCTGCGCGGCCGCGGCGGCGCAGGCTTCCCGACCGGCATGAAGTGGGGCTTCCTGCCCGCGCCGGACGGCGGCCCGCGCTACCTGGTGGTCAACGCCGACGAGTCCGAGCCGGGCACCTGCAAGGACATCCCGCTGATGCTGGCGGACCCGCAGCTGCTGGTCGAGGGCGTGGCCATCACGTCCTACGCGATCGGCTGCCACCACGCGTTCATCTACCTGCGCGGCGAGGTCGTGCACGTCTACCGCCGGCTGCTGCACGCGGTCGAGCAGGCGTACGCGAAGGGCTACCTCGGGAAGAACATCCTGGGCAGCGGCTACGACCTGGACGTCACCGTGCACGCCGGCGCCGGCGCGTACATCTGCGGCGAGGAGACCGCGCTGCTCGACTCGCTCGAGGGCCGCCGCGGCCAGCCGCGCCTCAAGCCGCCGTTCCCCGCGGTCGCCGGCCTCTACGCCCGGCCGACCGTCGTGAACAACGTCGAGTCGATCGCCTCGGTGCCCGGCATCGTGGTCGGCGGCTCCGACTGGTTCCGCACCATGGGCACCGACCGGTCGCCCGGCCACGGCCTGTTCTCGCTGTCCGGGCACGTGAGGAACCCGGGCCAGTACGAGGCGCCGCTCGGCATCACCATGCGCGAGCTGCTGGCGATGGCCGGCGGGGTCCGCGAGGGCCACGAGCTGAAGTTCTGGACACCGGGCGGCTCGTCGACGCCGATCTTCACCGCCGAGCACCTCGACGTCCCGCTCACCTACGAGGAGGTCGGCGCCGCCGGCTCGATGCTCGGCACCCGCGCGCTGCAGGTGTTCGACGACTCGGTGTCGGTGGTCAAGGCCGTGTCCCGGTGGACGCAGTTCTACAAGCACGAGTCCTGCGGCAAGTGCACCCCGTGCCGCGAGGGCACGTTCTGGCTCGCGCAGGTGCTCGGCCGCCTGGAGGCCGGCCAGGGCACGTCGGGCGACATCGACCTGCTGCTCGACCTGTGCGACAACATCCTCGGCAAGGCGTTCTGCGCCCTGGGCGACGGCGCGACCAGCCCGATCACCTCGGCGATCCAGTACTTCCGGGAGGAGTTCGAGGCGGGCACCCACACGCCCGCCGACGTGCTGTTCCCGCCGGAGCGCGCCTCGCTCTTCCCCTACACGCCGCGCCGCAGCGGCCAGCTCGCGGGAGCCCACTGA